The Persephonella hydrogeniphila genome has a window encoding:
- a CDS encoding FAD:protein FMN transferase, with protein sequence MTRIIFVLLTLFGIAFSIERTKYIMGVPVSISAEEIPEEAFDIFKKVDRYFSIYRNDSFTCKLNKEKKLEADSFFLELLLLSIDINKETDGYFDISLGNITYKYGEWIYSCDFRKTDTTGMENIRIDGNTVYLKNGVSLDFGGIAKGYAIDRASEIFRKNGLDSVIKASGDIRCLGKCSICVKNPVGEGVFLCFKTKMRETAVSTSGVYERFIGSTDNNHLINPKTGRSSGVLSITVFGSIDSASIDGYSTAVSVMPTKKTVEFLNSKKLGFFIIKKGCVIQGKYNSLYISDLTFFYQPVYCKDNENYDGKGEQEKENRE encoded by the coding sequence ATGACCAGAATAATCTTTGTACTTCTTACATTATTTGGAATCGCTTTTTCTATAGAGAGAACAAAATATATAATGGGAGTTCCTGTTTCTATATCTGCAGAAGAAATTCCTGAGGAAGCCTTTGATATTTTTAAAAAGGTAGACCGTTATTTTTCTATTTATAGAAATGACAGCTTTACATGTAAACTCAATAAAGAAAAAAAATTAGAAGCTGACAGTTTTTTTCTTGAACTTCTATTGCTTTCAATAGATATAAACAAAGAGACAGATGGATATTTTGATATATCTCTGGGAAATATTACCTACAAATATGGAGAATGGATATACAGTTGTGATTTCAGAAAGACAGATACAACAGGTATGGAGAATATACGTATAGATGGGAATACGGTTTACCTGAAAAACGGTGTATCCCTCGATTTTGGAGGTATAGCTAAAGGATATGCTATTGACCGAGCTTCTGAGATTTTCAGGAAAAATGGATTAGATAGTGTTATTAAGGCATCTGGAGATATAAGATGTCTTGGAAAATGCAGTATATGTGTGAAAAATCCTGTGGGAGAAGGTGTCTTTCTGTGTTTCAAAACAAAAATGAGAGAAACTGCTGTTTCTACAAGTGGTGTTTATGAAAGATTTATCGGAAGTACAGATAATAACCATCTTATTAATCCAAAAACAGGAAGATCTTCCGGCGTACTTTCTATCACAGTTTTCGGAAGTATTGACAGCGCTTCTATAGACGGATACTCAACGGCTGTTTCTGTGATGCCTACAAAAAAAACTGTTGAATTTTTAAACTCTAAAAAGTTGGGCTTTTTTATTATTAAGAAAGGGTGTGTAATTCAGGGAAAATATAACAGTTTATACATCTCAGATCTGACATTTTTCTATCAGCCTGTTTACTGTAAGGATAATGAGAATTATGACGGTAAAGGTGAACAGGAAAAAGAAAACAGAGAATGA
- a CDS encoding carbohydrate porin, which translates to MLDLIAVLSVAVALFFVIKSLRKRKNGKCDKCTSALLSFLILSSVQAQEVQKPFILEHKLHKHRVDFVNSTVYQQIKEYGTVYNTSHIFLTVDFSETDEIFINGSVSFGNGLKKKLQQREYSISTTADDLEEYLKDINGTGRKYLLEMFYQKKIKNLLIIGGLIDAASFTDANRYANDEHTQFLNDMFVNNPIASIPSYNFGSYIRYNLDGKIGLSGVYIQNKPDKGNTGILEIEFETENFSVRPYYFYVFGGEEFKGFGISADYAFNENFGIFFRGGNSNRDYNYFVSAGFEKKRIITQDKIGVGIGQMKGKSGVKDISACECYYTVAVDKHLSISGDIQYIKEKKEDIVFGGRIFFSY; encoded by the coding sequence ATGCTTGACCTGATTGCTGTACTTTCTGTTGCCGTCGCTCTGTTTTTTGTAATAAAAAGCCTGAGAAAAAGAAAAAATGGTAAATGTGACAAATGCACATCTGCATTACTATCTTTTCTGATTCTAAGCTCTGTTCAGGCACAGGAAGTCCAGAAACCTTTTATTCTTGAACATAAACTGCATAAACACAGAGTAGATTTTGTTAACTCAACTGTTTATCAGCAGATAAAAGAGTACGGCACAGTTTACAACACTTCCCATATATTCCTCACAGTAGATTTTTCAGAAACCGATGAGATTTTTATAAATGGCTCTGTTTCCTTTGGAAATGGCCTGAAGAAAAAACTCCAGCAGAGAGAATATTCTATTTCAACAACAGCAGATGATCTTGAAGAATATCTGAAAGACATAAATGGAACAGGAAGAAAATATCTCCTTGAGATGTTTTACCAGAAAAAAATAAAAAATCTGCTCATCATAGGAGGACTGATAGACGCTGCTTCATTTACAGATGCCAATAGATACGCAAATGATGAGCACACCCAGTTTTTAAACGATATGTTCGTAAACAATCCGATAGCTTCCATTCCCTCTTATAACTTTGGAAGCTATATCAGATACAACCTTGACGGCAAAATAGGTTTATCTGGTGTGTACATACAGAACAAACCAGACAAAGGAAATACCGGAATTTTAGAGATAGAATTTGAAACAGAGAATTTTTCTGTAAGACCTTATTACTTTTATGTTTTCGGAGGAGAAGAGTTCAAAGGATTTGGTATATCGGCAGATTATGCCTTTAATGAGAATTTTGGTATATTTTTCAGAGGAGGAAACTCAAACAGAGATTACAACTACTTCGTATCTGCAGGATTTGAGAAAAAAAGGATAATCACACAGGACAAAATAGGAGTGGGTATAGGCCAGATGAAAGGAAAATCAGGAGTTAAAGATATTTCTGCCTGCGAGTGTTATTATACTGTAGCAGTTGATAAGCATCTTTCAATTTCTGGAGACATACAGTACATAAAAGAAAAAAAAGAAGATATAGTCTTCGGAGGTAGAATCTTCTTTTCCTATTAG
- a CDS encoding flavodoxin family protein — translation MGKVLVLYDSETGHTKKMAEYVAKGASKFPVEVRLKSVDEASKEDILWCDGIAVGSPTYLGVMSWKMKKFWDSIVDLWGEIDGKIGCAFSSSGGWGGGNEVACMSILTMLMNYGFLVFGVTDYTGDKFTLHYGAVCAGEPRKEEEIKACERLGERLAQWVLIYVDGKKEYREKLKD, via the coding sequence ATGGGAAAAGTTCTTGTTCTGTATGATTCGGAAACAGGGCACACTAAAAAAATGGCAGAGTATGTAGCAAAAGGAGCCTCAAAATTTCCTGTTGAGGTCAGGCTTAAATCTGTTGATGAAGCCTCAAAGGAGGATATCCTCTGGTGTGATGGGATAGCTGTAGGAAGTCCTACATACCTTGGTGTGATGTCGTGGAAGATGAAAAAATTCTGGGATAGTATTGTTGATCTGTGGGGAGAGATAGACGGAAAAATAGGATGTGCCTTTTCATCATCAGGCGGATGGGGAGGAGGAAATGAGGTTGCCTGTATGTCTATTTTAACGATGCTTATGAATTATGGATTTCTTGTTTTTGGAGTTACCGATTATACAGGAGATAAGTTTACATTGCATTATGGAGCGGTTTGTGCAGGGGAGCCGAGAAAAGAAGAAGAGATAAAAGCATGTGAGAGATTAGGGGAAAGGCTCGCCCAGTGGGTTCTTATATATGTTGATGGGAAGAAAGAGTATAGAGAAAAGCTAAAAGATTAA
- the ppsA gene encoding phosphoenolpyruvate synthase, giving the protein MEKKLVVWLKEVTMDDVPLVGGKNASLGEMMNALSSKGVNVPDGFATTSEAYWYFLDHNNLREKIKEALKDLNVNDVENLHKHGIKVRNLIRSGEFPPDLKEKILDYYHQLSKEYGQEYVDVAIRSSATAEDTEEASFAGQQETYLNIKGDEAVLDAIKRCYASLFTDRAISYRETFGFDHFSVALSATVQKMVRSDKGSSGVMFTLDTESGFKDVVLITSIFGLGELIVGGVVTPDEFLVFKPTLKKGYRAIIEKKLGHKDKKMVYGEGEEETKIVNVPLEQQKKFSLTDEEVLKLANWGVLIEQHYSERNGRWTPMDIEWAKDGELDELFVVQARPETVHSRQDRTKIKVYKITEPVEERKKKILITGIAVGSKIASGNVKILMSPEEGEKFKEGDVLVTDMTDPDWEPIMKKASAIVTNRGGRTCHAAIVARELGVPAVVGTQKATEVLKNGQLVTVSCAEGNTGYVYDGKIDYEEEEFDLTKLPKTKTPIMMNIATPENAFNYSFFPNSGVGLAREEFIINNYIGIHPNALIHFDEIKEKDPHLAREIEVRTFGYDSCTQFYVDKLSYGIAKIAAAFYPKPVIVRFSDFKSNEYANLLGGKYFEPKEENPMLGWRGASRYYSPQFKEAFGLECKAIKKVREEMGLDNVITMIPFCRTIDEGRKVEEVMNEYGLKRGENGLQVYVMTEIPSNVILLEKFAQFFDGFSIGSNDLTQLTLGLDRDSDLVAHLYDERNEAIEELVSMAIHKAKKVGRKIGICGQAPSDHPDFAQFLVEQGIDTISINPDAIITTTMAIYEIEKKLGLHKEDKNA; this is encoded by the coding sequence ATGGAAAAGAAACTTGTAGTATGGCTTAAAGAGGTAACAATGGACGACGTTCCTCTGGTGGGAGGGAAGAACGCATCCCTTGGTGAGATGATGAATGCTCTTTCATCTAAAGGCGTAAATGTTCCTGATGGTTTTGCTACTACATCTGAAGCGTACTGGTATTTTCTCGATCACAACAATCTAAGGGAAAAAATCAAAGAAGCCTTAAAAGATCTAAATGTCAATGATGTTGAGAATCTCCATAAACATGGGATAAAGGTAAGAAATCTTATAAGAAGTGGAGAATTTCCCCCTGACTTGAAAGAAAAAATTCTTGATTACTACCATCAACTAAGCAAAGAGTACGGACAAGAATATGTAGACGTTGCAATACGTTCCTCAGCAACAGCAGAAGATACAGAAGAAGCATCCTTTGCAGGGCAGCAGGAAACATACCTAAACATAAAAGGAGATGAAGCTGTTTTAGATGCAATAAAAAGATGTTATGCATCTTTATTCACAGATAGGGCTATTTCTTATAGAGAGACCTTTGGATTTGATCATTTTTCAGTTGCACTTTCAGCAACTGTTCAAAAAATGGTTCGCTCCGATAAAGGATCTTCAGGTGTTATGTTTACTCTGGACACAGAAAGCGGCTTCAAAGATGTAGTTCTTATAACAAGTATTTTTGGTCTTGGAGAGCTGATTGTCGGTGGTGTGGTAACTCCAGATGAGTTTTTAGTGTTTAAACCTACATTGAAAAAAGGATACAGGGCAATTATCGAAAAAAAGTTAGGACACAAAGATAAAAAAATGGTTTACGGAGAGGGAGAAGAGGAAACAAAAATAGTCAATGTTCCCCTTGAACAGCAAAAGAAATTTTCTCTTACAGATGAAGAGGTTTTAAAACTTGCAAATTGGGGAGTTCTTATTGAACAGCACTACTCAGAAAGAAACGGGAGATGGACTCCGATGGACATAGAATGGGCAAAGGATGGTGAATTAGATGAACTTTTCGTTGTACAGGCAAGACCTGAAACAGTACATTCAAGACAGGACAGGACAAAAATCAAAGTGTACAAAATCACAGAACCTGTAGAAGAAAGAAAAAAGAAAATCCTGATAACAGGTATTGCTGTAGGCAGTAAAATTGCATCAGGAAATGTAAAGATCTTAATGTCCCCAGAAGAAGGTGAAAAATTCAAAGAAGGAGATGTGTTAGTTACAGATATGACAGATCCAGACTGGGAACCTATTATGAAAAAAGCGTCTGCCATTGTTACAAACAGAGGAGGAAGAACCTGCCATGCAGCTATTGTTGCAAGAGAGTTAGGTGTTCCGGCAGTTGTTGGAACACAAAAGGCCACCGAAGTATTAAAAAATGGGCAACTTGTTACTGTTTCCTGTGCAGAAGGAAATACAGGGTATGTTTATGATGGAAAAATAGATTATGAAGAAGAAGAATTTGACCTTACTAAACTTCCAAAAACAAAAACTCCAATCATGATGAATATAGCAACACCAGAAAATGCATTCAATTACTCATTTTTCCCAAATAGCGGAGTTGGACTTGCAAGGGAAGAGTTCATTATAAATAACTATATAGGAATACACCCTAATGCTTTAATTCATTTCGATGAAATAAAAGAAAAAGATCCCCATCTTGCAAGAGAAATAGAGGTAAGAACATTTGGTTATGACAGCTGTACACAGTTTTATGTAGATAAACTATCTTACGGAATTGCAAAAATAGCAGCTGCATTCTACCCAAAACCTGTTATAGTCAGATTTTCAGACTTTAAATCAAACGAGTATGCAAATCTTTTAGGCGGTAAATATTTTGAGCCTAAGGAAGAAAACCCTATGCTTGGATGGAGGGGAGCTTCGAGATACTATTCCCCACAATTTAAAGAGGCTTTTGGTCTTGAATGTAAGGCCATAAAAAAAGTCAGAGAAGAGATGGGACTTGACAATGTAATAACTATGATACCTTTCTGCAGGACAATTGATGAAGGAAGGAAAGTTGAAGAAGTGATGAATGAGTACGGACTGAAAAGAGGAGAAAACGGACTTCAAGTTTATGTAATGACAGAAATCCCTTCAAATGTCATACTACTTGAAAAATTTGCTCAATTTTTTGATGGATTTTCAATCGGTTCAAACGACCTAACACAGCTAACCCTTGGACTTGATAGGGATTCTGACCTTGTTGCCCATCTTTACGACGAGAGAAATGAAGCTATTGAAGAGCTTGTCTCTATGGCTATACATAAAGCTAAAAAAGTAGGCAGAAAAATAGGAATATGTGGACAGGCACCATCTGATCATCCAGATTTTGCACAGTTCCTTGTAGAACAGGGAATAGACACTATTTCTATAAACCCGGATGCAATAATAACGACAACAATGGCTATATATGAGATAGAGAAAAAGCTGGGTCTTCATAAGGAGGATAAAAATGCTTAA
- a CDS encoding aldolase, whose amino-acid sequence MLNFEIPADVPEEKIDEYIKNMNEITGGTGRLMLFAGDQKVEHLNDDFYGEGIPLDDAHPEHLFRIASLAKIGVFATQMGLIARYGRKYPTIPYLVKINSKTNLVPYEIRDPISLAWYKFEQVLDFKEKSGLKIYGIGYTVYLGSEFEHKMLKQAAQLIYETHQQGMVAVLWMYPKGKAIKDEHDPHLIAGAAGVANCLGADFVKLKVPYKEGHKSAEALKEAVLAAGNTGVLCEGGKKEDPEQFLRELYEQIHIGGARGNGTGRNIHQNTLEAGIKMANAIYAITVENKTVEEALKILKEEIL is encoded by the coding sequence ATGCTTAATTTTGAAATTCCAGCGGATGTTCCTGAAGAAAAAATCGATGAATATATAAAAAATATGAATGAGATTACAGGGGGAACTGGCAGACTTATGCTATTTGCAGGAGACCAAAAGGTTGAACATCTAAATGATGATTTTTACGGAGAAGGAATACCTTTAGATGACGCACATCCTGAACATCTTTTTAGAATTGCTTCCCTTGCAAAAATAGGAGTCTTTGCAACTCAGATGGGATTAATTGCAAGGTATGGAAGGAAATACCCCACAATCCCTTACCTTGTGAAAATAAACTCAAAAACAAATCTTGTCCCTTATGAAATAAGAGACCCTATAAGCCTTGCTTGGTATAAGTTTGAACAGGTTTTAGATTTCAAGGAAAAATCTGGACTGAAGATATATGGAATAGGTTATACAGTTTATCTAGGAAGCGAGTTTGAACATAAGATGTTAAAACAGGCAGCACAGCTTATATATGAAACACACCAGCAAGGGATGGTTGCTGTCTTATGGATGTATCCAAAAGGAAAAGCTATAAAAGATGAACACGACCCTCATCTGATAGCAGGAGCAGCAGGAGTTGCAAACTGTTTAGGTGCCGATTTTGTAAAACTGAAAGTTCCTTACAAAGAAGGACACAAATCAGCAGAAGCTCTAAAAGAAGCAGTTTTAGCAGCAGGTAATACAGGTGTTCTCTGTGAAGGTGGGAAAAAAGAAGACCCAGAGCAGTTTTTAAGAGAATTATACGAACAGATACATATTGGAGGAGCCAGGGGAAATGGAACAGGTAGAAACATACATCAGAATACACTTGAAGCCGGCATAAAAATGGCAAACGCCATTTATGCGATAACAGTTGAAAACAAAACAGTAGAGGAAGCATTAAAGATATTAAAAGAGGAGATTCTATAA